The following are from one region of the Heptranchias perlo isolate sHepPer1 chromosome 24, sHepPer1.hap1, whole genome shotgun sequence genome:
- the LOC137341718 gene encoding protein TASOR 2-like isoform X4, giving the protein MKGRGKRCCLPPSTGGKMSSALLSLSCNQQCPRGCGESVSPPETFHLLPLTSSQFTQEILPTLQQAYLDSSSGSCFQYTQVTLVNNKLLEQYNACRLDMEEKGYSKEELAESVAFLLFETEDQAKVVCQKGLQVGNSKITTLGDPLKGVYLCKYSDFLHPTPLCHGKSGYILIFKIIKGRVKCMIENHTADYTGPSTGYNCHVSTNTDKVSSITSHFQAFELTQYYLFEFGQCDVLQCPRQIYPYAIVAFQYCDNKRTMSQSGGIEIFVPEIQVQYYPWKGTLINKDKVISVALKSIASALMPVVLPTKLEIEYVMNICELKSKLPQAVFEREHYKLKEVCLEGLYCSLYELVECMEGEANQLGPLIDEMKEKNLAVVKCLNDQGLLILFIDSAFSSTSESSKTIHKAVQAVFIYKAPRIAHLKEINRATHAGRSSLLSERITPLLPGIGYAVTEGLKSDDAQTMPRNKLIEDYLVEYFNTTPELSKSSDQICVNSDSCPSLTACAPPNERELPAPGNCQRTAISQLSPYFTDPESYVLPIATVLKLQENCLKLVKNPGAKLCCSQVSEPKPPKAAIPRGKRISKPGKAQGKNPAPGNTPVENASPGPGVEIRAVAGSKTKQTDGEPCKNVRRANTVGKQIARKAVSKGAGKVKRKKDSPLPASATSKLGTEAEMLGIFKSPNCTTSSDAANAASKNLGYSTRSQSARNNKRTLVESDKGSSAEQPAPLEVKKKKKTKASRGPFQTNSKRSAKARKAVGNYRSVGNTMTRKLTKQRGQTVCVTGANTEQISRFGVCTWNIVENIFADDETASLQPLSLGNGSDVFRAKKTPEVACRVPQDGRNTNTGETDALNILADLAISSAIAALPRSRKKYTVALHQASGMRAYNKTSSVGRNKKLNLYPDQFAKYSDCLSNTELRVQNTMPFVAENHQTGSRVFSKNQPPHSAASPSLECFPCVTPAFSNREASPVQDSQTLKPNDLAQRSSDIPSRSHLGDHSYSRPPRDKEPVCLAVASPVLSEKEDVGFQSTSLHVESEKRYSAVLDFQNRTHTSLPQAEVCSRDEERSYEEGTLIGRVLPFRREEACWTNVTSCAPDPQKENDAMRKYDQISDCTLADSAQCRFDEAFQQSRYVREEKDTVKVTFEWKGPYLYQWDSKYTNDSVEKSVNRALHGPWDPTIQETMNEVKLILHMWIGLFYTKSSMLLQTSIRHVQERIETLDSAPVQTPHEGLARTEEPVFIESGSEPATSEKQQMAGVIMSSVIKRIEKNSNLVTSCDSNTAICGETLSWGNSQPLEERPLGSDSDINCDNMQDTLAQNSRSDLTHTASISVEEFCEQESTNDLRAENESQEQHLNQGLTPLSDGRSVTDSIQYNGAQDTIAEGSSERDCMDTSETDNGQTSSVIKQTEIIQQRTQDEPEVLEIQRSAVQTSTCPVSVAEKPRSADSVDDPMIENDQMGIIRQSSVIREVFGIQLQAQNPSRGKENMNSSNVTASGSYQVQNESSENRLQIIRLDNLTALEDVENTARTEDLGTIKDTLASERNVAQDEFDGIDHTDAASQSFSFRKHVLRSNSVNTSETSNVITHNHSRSLGTSNPLDNTDGPLEKGSTCSCVESCADIQLIRGDVTETQRKRTSVGKFLGEGEITSDSNSEFPDNLKCMSLADERRNQIKLQASSSQNYVENLGAKQKEKEFEKVNRCNDFDTDSERSDCGRDVSKEPVFTLEDFSDGSDNEIQTGARDFYKNKKAPRISWHASSQKRKRRVYREKFQCFSDVDSEHGNYREKWSMTSGHLQMRNIDMNYLPHFFEENSMAVEMSDSDASGPPLVNIPDPFGRQKVYRNFTVTAQTQQKPGRPFTCERTTRTFCNWGKKNFFTSVPDLLGPWNARCWNKTSPIQKILDLEYVCFSRHLNSVINRACTMPYAGIFSSSRDGSKTTLRRKNVQTVSSGRAVGSKKPLTVTISCQEVDQSSGKRIRNKTQISHWTNREDKPWDCQQEGIESYKPKNYSRYVNNRKRPCNQTHAVSQDSIEPADRMPSNQHSAGENGSLFADELLHVKRKGCKEVQGDGRKRIDPFLHLITELCSDLHQNLNEVVKETWKGTYKFYVSETNSDRFFKEIKEFLKKEGHVELGPLDLSVMQPHHSSKVLVIIRNEDISAHLHQIPYLAALKQMQCVQFVGVDSPGDIKDQTFQELFSSGGFVVSDGTVLDTLTPEHLQQISEQLSEVPKWKWMIHFKELKKLKEMARDDNTAKRKISVLTRKIAANIVEVLPFHECDSRSQVKPDYLSCLLNLQAQKISSRFAVFLTGKPENREVFTQSGILVTDVNSFTQVLRTLTSPLQSTLDTENAFLAKGSHSIETQLESPFVENTVTQNSQMAPTLF; this is encoded by the exons GAGTATATCTTTGTAAAtattcagatttcctgcatcccACACCATTGTGCCATGGGAAGAGTGGCTAtattctcatttttaaaattattaag GGTAGAGTGAAGTGTATGATTGAAAATCACACTGCTGATTACACTGGTCCGTCCACTGGTTACAActgccatgtttccacaaacactgACAAAGTTTCTTCCATTACTAGTCACTTTCAAGCATTTGAACTGACACAG TATTACTTGTTTGAGTTTGGACAATGTGATGTTCTTCAGTGCCCTAGACAGATTTATCCTTATGCTATTGTAgcatttcagtactgtgacaaCAAGCGCACCATGTCACAGTCAGGAGGGATTGAGAT ATTTGTTCCTGAAATTCAAG TGCAGTACTATCCTTGGAAAGGAACACTTATCAACAAAGACAAAGTGATCAGTGTGGCTTTGAAGTCGATTGCCAGTGCATTGATGCCAGTTGTTTT ACCCACAAAGCTTGAAATTGAATATGTTATGAACATTTGTGAACTGAAAAGCAAATTGCCACAGGCAGTTTTTGAAAGAGAACATTACAAACTTAAAGAAG TTTGTTTGGAAGGTTTATATTGCAGTTTGTATGAGCTGGTGGAATGCATGGAAGGAGAAGCCAATCAATTGGGTCCTTTAATAGATGaaatgaaagaaaagaacttg GCAGTTGTAAAATGCTTAAACGATCAGGGGCTACTCATCTTGTTCATCGATTCTGCTTTCAGTTCTACTAGTG AAAGCAGCAAGACTATCCACAAGGCAGTACAAGCTGTGTTCATTTACAAAGCACCTAGAATTGCTCACCTTAAAG AAATAAATCGGGCGACTCACGCAGGACGTAGCTCGCTTCTCTCAGAGAGGATAACTCCGCTTCTTCCCGGCATTGGCTACGCTGTAACGGAAGGTCTGAAGTCCGATGACGCTCAGACCATGCCACGTAACAAATTGATTGAGGATTACCTCGTTGAATACTTCAACACGACTCCAGAGCTGTCAAAGAGTTCTGATCAAATATGTGTCAATTCAGACAGCTGCCCTTCACTTACTGCCTGTGCGCCACCCAACGAAAGAGAGTTGCCTGCTCCAGGAAATTGCCAGAGAACGGCAATATCCCaactttctccttactttaccgaCCCCGAAAGCTACGTACTGCCCATAGCAACAGTTTTGAAACTTCAGGAGAATTGCCTCAAGTTGGTTAAAAACCCCGGTGCCAAATTGTGCTGCTCTCAAGTTTCGGAACCAAAGCCTCCCAAGGCTGCGATCCCACGGGGGAAAAGAATCTCTAAACCAGGAAAGGCTCAAGGAAAAAATCCCGCGCCCGGGAACACTCCTGTGGAGAATGCATCGCCTGGCCCTGGGGTTGAGATAAGGGCTGTAGCAGGGAGCAAAACGAAGCAAACAGACGGAGAACCATGCAAGAATGTGAGAAGAGCCAACACAGTCGGCAAGCAAATTGCCCGTAAGGCGGTTAGCAAAGGTGCTGGCAAAGTGAAAAGGAAAAAGGATAGCCCTTTGCCCGCCAGCGCAACAAGCAAACTGGGCACTGAAGCGGAAATGTTGGGCATCTTCAAAAGCCCTAATTGTACAACCAGCAGTGATGCAGCAAATGCAGCTTCAAAGAATCTGGGGTATTCCACGAGGTCACAATCTGCTCGCAATAATAAAAGGACGCTGGTAGAATCAGATAAAGGTAGCTCCGCGGAGCAGCCTGCCCCACTGGAagtgaagaaaaaaaagaaaacgaAAGCTTCGAGAGGGCCTTTTCAAACGAATTCTAAAAGAAGCGCAAAAGCGAGAAAGGCAGTCGGCAACTACAGAAGCGTAGGGAATACGATGACGAGAAAGTTGACCAAACAGCGTGGTCAAACTG TTTGTGTTACAGGAGCAAACACAGAACAGATTTCGAGATTTGGTGTCTGTACCTGGAACATTGTGGAAAATATCTTTGCAGATGATGAAACTGCCTCCCTGCAGCCCCTGTCCTTGGGCAACGGTTCAGATGTGTTTCGTGCAAAGAAAACCCCAGAAGTGGCATGCCGGGTCCCCCAGGACGGTCGTAATACCAATACAGGAGAAACGGATGCACTAAATATTCTTGCTGATCTTGCAATTAGCTCAGCTATCGCGGCATTACCAAGATCTAGAAAGAAATACACCGTGGCGTTACATCAGGCTTCTGGGATGCGTGCTTACAACAAAACTAGTTCTGTTGGGCGCAACAAAAAATTAAACCTTTATCCTGATCAGTTTGCTAAGTACAGTGATTGTTTGTCTAATACAGAATTAAGGGTACAGAATACCATGCCGTTTGTAGCAGAAAACCATCAAACAGGAAGTAGAGTGTTCTCTAAAAATCAACCGCCACATTCTGCTGCGTCTCCGAGTTTAGAATGTTTTCCTTGTGTAACACCAGCTTTTTCTAACCGAGAAGCATCGCCAGTGCAGGATTCTCAGACTCTCAAACCTAACGATCTGGCTCAGAGATCTTCAGATATTCCTAGCCGTTCCCACTTGGGAGACCATTCATATTCTCGGCCACCGAGGGATAAAGAACCCGTGTGTTTAGCTGTTGCTAGCCCCGTGCTGTCTGAGAAGGAGGATGTGGGGTTTCAGTCTACGTCATTGCATGTAGAGAGTGAGAAAAGGTACTCAGCTGTGTTGGACTTTCAAAACCGGACGCATACTTCACTGCCACAAGCTGAGGTTTGCTCTAGGGACGAGGAAAGAAGTTATGAGGAAGGAACATTAATTGGAAGAGTGTTACCTTTCAGACGCGAAGAGGCATGTTGGACAAATGTTACAAGTTGCGCACCAGATCCCCAGAAGGAAAATGATGCAATGAGAAAATATGATCAGATATCTGATTGTACTTTGGCCGATTCAGCGCAGTGCAGGTTTGATGAAGCGTTCCAGCAGTCACGCTACGTACGTGAGGAAAAGGACACTGTGAAGGTGACATTTGAATGGAAAGGGCCATATTTGTACCAGTGGGACAGCAAGTATACCAACGATTCAGTGGAGAAATCTGTGAATCGGGCTCTACATGG GCCTTGGGACCCAACTATCCAAGAGACCATGAACGAAGTGAAACTCATCCTTCACATGTGGATTGGACTTTTTTATACTAAGTCTAGTATGCTGCTGCAGACCTCAATAAGGCACGTCCAGGAACGCATCGAGACTCTCGATTCTGCCCCTGTACAAACTCCACACGAAGGGCTGGCTAGAACTGAAGAGCCTGTTTTTATTGAAAGTGGTTCTGAGCCAGCAACTTCAGAAAAACAGCAAATGGCAGGAGTAATAATGTCATCTGTAATCAAGAGGATTGAGAAGAATTCAAATCTCGTCACTTCTTGTGACAGCAACACAGCAATTTGTGGAGAAACACTGTCTTGGGGCAATTCTCAACCATTGGAAGAACGTCCACTGGGCAGTGATAGTGACATCAATTGTGATAATATGCAGGATACATTAGCACAAAATTCTAGAAGTGATCTTACACACACTGCAAGCATCTCTGTTGAGGAG TTCTGTGAACAGGAGTCCACAAATGACTTGCGTGCAGAAAACGAGAGCCAGGAGCAGCATTTGAATCAGGGATTAACTCCATTGTCAG ATGGCAGAAGTGTGACTGACAGCATACAGTACAATGGTGCCCAGGATACAATCGCTGAAGGTTCGTCAGAAAGAGACTGTATGGATACAAGTGAAACAGACAACGGACAGACTAGTTCTGTTATAAAGCAAACTGAAATTATTCAGCAACGTACACAGGATGAGCCTGAAG TATTGGAGATCCAGAGATCTGCAGTGCAGACATCAACATGTCCAGTTTCTGTTGCGGAGAAGCCAAGAAGTGCGGATAGTGTGGATGATCCTATGATTGAAAATGATCAGATGGGAATCATTCGTCAGTCTTCAGTTATTCGAGAGGTATTTGGTATTCAGTTGCAAGCACAGAATCCATCTCGTGGTAAAGAAAACATGAATTCGAGCAATGTAACTGCTTCAGGGAGTTATCAAGTGCAGAATGAATCCAGTGAAAACAGGCTTCAGATCATACGGTTAGATAATCTCACTGCTTTGgaggatgttgaaaatacagcACGCACAGAAGATTTGGGTACCATCAAAGACACACTTGCAAGTGAAAGAAATGTAGCACAGGATGAATTTGATGGGATAGACCATACTGATGCTGCATCACAAAGCTTTTCCTTTAGAAAACATGTACTTCGTAGTAACTCTGTAAACACTTCCGAAACTTCAAATGTCATCACGCATAACCATAGCAGGAGTTTGGGTACCAGCAATCCATTGGACAATACAGATGGGCCATTGGAGAAAGGAAGCACTTGCTCGTGTGTTGAAAGTTGTGCTGATATACAGCTGATCagaggtgatgttacagagacaCAAAGAAAGAGAACAAGTGTGGGAAAgtttctgggagagggggagattacaaGTGATTCCAATTCTGAATTTCCAGACAACTTGAAATGCATGTCCCTGGCCGACGAACGTAGAAACCAGATAAAACTTCAAGCTTCCTCCAGTCAAAACTACGTGGAGAACCTTGGCGCTAAGCAAAAGGAGAAGGAATTTGAAAAGGTGAACCGGTGTAATGACTTTGATACGGATTCTGAAAGATCTGATTGCGGCCGCGATGTTTCCAAAGAACCTGTTTTTACCCTTGAAGACTTTTCAGACGGTTCAGATAATGAAATTCAGACTGGTGCTAGAGATTTTTATAAAAACAAAAAAGCACCCAGAATTAGTTGGCATGCAAGTAGTCAGAAGAGAAAAAGAAGAGTGTACAGAGAGAAATTTCAGTGCTTTTCTGATGTAGATTCAGAACACGGGAATTACAGAGAAAAATGGAGCATGACCAGTGGGCACCTGCAGATGAGAAATATTGACATGAATTATTTACCACATTTCTTTGAAGAAAATAGCATGGCAGTGGAGATGAGCGACAGCGATGCTTCTGGGCCTCCGCTTGTTAATATTCCAGATCCTTTTGGCAGGCAGAAAGTCTACCGAAACTTCACTGTCACTGCACAGACACAACAGAAACCTGGTAGGCCATTTACTTGTGAAAGAACCACAAGGACTTTTTGTAACTGGGGAAAGAAAAACTTCTTCACCAGCGTACCTGATCTTTTAGGACCGTGGAACGCAAGATGTTGGAACAAGACAAGTCCGATTCAGAAAATTCTAGACTTGGAGTACGTTTGTTTTTCTCGGCATCTTAACAGCGTGATAAATAGAGCATGTACCATGCCGTATGCAGGCATCTTCTCGTCTTCAAGGGATGGAAGTAAAACAACTTTGAGGAGGAAGAATGTCCAAACCGTGTCCAGCGGTAGAGCAGTTGGGAGTAAAAAACCATTGACTGTGACCATATCGTGCCAAGAGGTTGACCAAAGTAGTGGAAAGCGCATTCGTAATAAAACCCAAATATCGCATTGGACTAATAGAGAAGATAAGCCCTGGGATTGCCAACAGGAAGGCATTGAATCTTACAAACCTAAAAATTACTCGCGTTACGTGAATAATCGCAAAAGGCCGTGCAATCAAACTCACGCCGTGAGTCAGGATTCTATTGAGCCTGCAGATAGAATGCCAAGCAACCAACACTCTGCTGGGGAGAATGGGTCTTTGTTTGCTGATGAGCTGTTACATGTAAAACGTAAGGGATGTAAAGAGGTTCAAGGTGATGGGAGGAAAAGAATCGATCCATTTCTGCACCTAATAACTGAACTATGCAGTGACTTGCACCAGAATTTGAATGAAGTTGTAAAGGAAACGTGGAAAGGCACTTACAAGTTTTATGTCAGTGAAACAAATTCTGATCGATTCTTTAAGGAAATTAAG GAATTTCTAAAGAAAGAAGGTCATGTGGAACTTGGACCATTGGATCTTTCTGTGATGCAGCCGCATCATTCCAGCAAAGTGCTTGTTATCATCAGAAATGAAGATATATCGGCACACTTGCATCAG ATTCCTTATTTAGCGGCACTGAAACAGATGCAGTGTGTCCAGTTTGTTGGTGTGGATAGTCCAGGGGACATAAAAGACCAGACATTCCAAGAGTTATTTAGCTCCGGAGGCTTTGTTGTCTCTGATGGGACTGTGCTGGACACTTTGACTCCAG AACATTTACAACAGATTTCAGAGCAGCTCAGCGAAGTACCTAAATGGAAGTGGATGATTCATTTCAAAGAACTCAAAAAACTGAAGGAGATGGCAAG GGATGACAATACTGCTAAGAGAAAGATTTCTGTACTGACTCGAAAGATTGCAGCAAATATTGTGGAAGTTCTCCCTTTCCACGAGTGTGATTCTAGGTCACAGGTGAAGCCCGACTATCTCAGCTGTCTTTTGAATCTACAAGCTCAGAAAATAAGTTCCAGATTTGCAGTATTTCTCACAG GTAAACCTGAGAACCGAGAAGTTTTCACACAAAGTGGAATCCTCGTTACAGATGTAAATAGTTTTACTCAAGTTTTGAGAACGCTAACCTCTCCTTTACAGAGTACTTTGGACACAGAAAATG CTTTTCTGGCCAAAGGAAGTCACTCCATAGAGACCCAGTTGGAGTCGCCCTTTGTGGAAAATACAGTAACCCAGAATTCGCAAATGGCTCCAACTTTGTtctga